The following proteins come from a genomic window of Lachnoclostridium phytofermentans ISDg:
- a CDS encoding SufB/SufD family protein — protein sequence MDEIQKELLIQVADLHEVPQGAYNLRVNGQGAGRNTTEHIDIVTKTDKPGIDIIVKPGTKNESIHIPVVLSQSGLTELVYNDFFIGEDSDVTIVAGCGIHNGGSDKSEHDGIHSFFIGKNAKVKYVEKHYGSGDGSGERILNPQTIIHIDEGGYMEMDTVQIKGVDSTIRTTQATLEDKATLVIKEKIMTHGKQYAKTDFEVNLNGEDCGANVISRSVAKEDSHQIFLSKINGNNKCYGHTECDAILMDRGSVSAIPEITANHLEASLIHEAAIGKIAGEEITKLMTLGLTEAEAEAQIVNGFLK from the coding sequence ATGGATGAAATACAAAAAGAATTGCTCATACAGGTGGCTGACCTCCACGAGGTTCCACAGGGAGCTTATAATTTAAGAGTAAATGGACAAGGTGCTGGTAGAAATACAACAGAACATATCGATATTGTTACAAAAACGGATAAACCAGGAATCGACATCATTGTAAAACCAGGAACTAAGAATGAAAGTATTCATATTCCAGTTGTATTAAGCCAGAGTGGTCTGACAGAATTAGTTTATAATGACTTCTTTATTGGAGAAGATTCCGATGTTACAATCGTTGCAGGATGTGGTATTCACAATGGTGGTTCTGATAAATCAGAACACGATGGTATTCATAGCTTCTTTATTGGAAAAAACGCAAAAGTAAAATATGTAGAGAAGCACTATGGTTCTGGAGATGGCAGTGGCGAGAGAATCTTAAATCCACAAACAATTATTCATATTGATGAGGGCGGTTACATGGAGATGGATACAGTTCAAATCAAGGGCGTGGATTCCACCATTCGCACTACTCAGGCAACCTTAGAAGATAAAGCAACTTTAGTAATTAAAGAAAAGATAATGACTCACGGAAAACAATATGCAAAGACTGATTTTGAAGTAAACTTAAATGGAGAAGATTGTGGAGCAAACGTAATTTCCCGTTCTGTTGCAAAAGAGGATTCTCACCAAATCTTTTTATCTAAAATTAATGGAAATAATAAATGTTATGGACATACCGAGTGTGACGCTATTTTAATGGACCGTGGTAGTGTAAGTGCAATTCCAGAGATTACGGCGAATCATTTAGAGGCAAGTCTGATTCATGAAGCCGCAATTGGTAAGATTGCTGGAGAAGAGATTACCAAGCTTATGACGTTAGGTCTCACGGAAGCAGAAGCAGAAGCACAGATTGTGAATGGGTTCTTAAAATAA
- a CDS encoding ABC transporter ATP-binding protein has protein sequence MLELKNVCFGVSGETNKDILKNINLTIDDHKFIAITGPNGGGKSTLAKIIVGIEKPTSGQILFDGQDITEMSITDRAKAGIGFAFQQPVRFKGITVKDLITLAAGNNISTAKACEYLSEVGLCAKDYINREVNASLSGGELKRIEIATIIARKTKLSVFDEPEAGIDLWSFNNLIRVFEKMHEEIHGSIVIISHQERILNIADDIIVIANGSVVEVDEKEKILPKLLNETPSCKFYKGEA, from the coding sequence ATGCTAGAGCTAAAAAATGTGTGCTTTGGTGTATCTGGTGAGACAAACAAAGACATATTAAAGAATATAAATTTGACAATCGACGATCATAAATTTATCGCAATTACCGGGCCAAATGGTGGTGGTAAATCAACATTAGCAAAAATTATAGTAGGAATTGAAAAGCCAACCTCTGGGCAGATTCTCTTTGATGGACAAGACATTACGGAGATGAGCATTACAGACCGAGCGAAGGCAGGTATCGGATTTGCATTTCAACAGCCAGTTCGGTTTAAGGGAATAACAGTAAAGGATCTTATAACATTAGCTGCCGGTAATAATATCAGTACGGCAAAAGCTTGTGAATACCTCTCCGAGGTAGGACTATGCGCGAAAGATTATATCAATCGTGAAGTTAATGCGAGCCTTTCCGGTGGTGAGCTAAAACGTATTGAGATTGCGACGATTATTGCTAGAAAAACGAAACTCTCCGTATTTGATGAACCAGAAGCAGGGATTGACCTATGGAGTTTTAATAACCTAATACGTGTATTTGAGAAAATGCATGAGGAAATCCATGGTTCTATCGTCATTATTTCACATCAGGAACGTATATTAAATATTGCTGATGATATCATCGTAATTGCGAATGGTAGTGTAGTAGAGGTAGATGAGAAGGAAAAAATCTTACCGAAATTATTGAACGAAACACCAAGCTGCAAATTTTATAAGGGGGAGGCATAA